One part of the Anaerolineales bacterium genome encodes these proteins:
- a CDS encoding DUF503 domain-containing protein — translation MKVGVLLLHLRFVGSDSLKAKRSRLLPLLARLRREFNISAAEVDMQDSWQDAVVACAVVNTRGGAAERSLQEVVTWVERNWHDAEVVSDQIELV, via the coding sequence ATGAAAGTTGGCGTGCTGTTGCTGCATCTCAGATTCGTGGGCAGCGACTCGCTGAAGGCCAAGCGCAGCCGCCTGCTGCCGCTGCTGGCCCGCCTGCGCCGCGAGTTCAACATTTCGGCGGCCGAGGTGGATATGCAGGACAGCTGGCAGGATGCCGTGGTGGCCTGCGCGGTGGTGAATACGCGCGGCGGGGCTGCCGAGCGCAGCTTGCAGGAGGTGGTGACCTGGGTGGAGCGCAATTGGCATGATGCTGAAGTGGTGAGTGATCAGATCGAGTTGGTGTAA
- a CDS encoding DUF4230 domain-containing protein — protein MERVRSWLPVVASLVLIGIVGWGMLQILDVVRGAANATLNPVQQLSESVSTQVANVLNPTPTVIPDPVTIVHEVRSMARLETIQYSVEKIITAETRQGLFGFLVGDRLLFVAHGTVIAGVDLQKLQPEDMRIEDGVLYVKLPPAEIFVATLENDKSYVYDREQGVLTRGDQSLETVARQAAEDEIEKAALADGILDQAQINAENFLYRFFLQLGFPEVIFE, from the coding sequence ATGGAACGAGTTCGCAGTTGGTTACCGGTGGTGGCTTCCCTGGTGCTGATAGGCATTGTGGGCTGGGGCATGCTCCAGATCCTGGATGTGGTGCGCGGCGCGGCCAATGCCACGCTCAACCCCGTCCAGCAGCTCTCCGAGTCGGTCAGCACCCAGGTGGCCAATGTGCTCAATCCCACGCCCACCGTCATCCCTGACCCGGTGACGATCGTGCATGAGGTGCGCAGCATGGCGCGCCTGGAAACCATCCAGTACTCGGTGGAGAAGATCATCACCGCCGAAACGCGCCAGGGTCTGTTCGGCTTCCTGGTGGGCGACCGGCTCCTGTTCGTCGCCCACGGCACGGTGATCGCCGGCGTGGACCTGCAGAAGCTGCAGCCCGAAGACATGCGCATCGAAGATGGCGTGCTATATGTGAAACTTCCGCCCGCTGAGATCTTCGTCGCCACCTTGGAGAATGACAAGTCATACGTCTACGACCGCGAGCAAGGCGTGCTGACCCGCGGCGACCAGAGCTTGGAAACCGTTGCCCGCCAGGCCGCCGAAGATGAGATCGAGAAAGCTGCGCTCGCAGATGGCATCCTGGATCAGGCCCAGATCAATGCCGAGAACTTTCTGTATCGCTTCTTCTTGCAGCTCGGGTTTCCTGAAGTGATCTTTGAATAA
- a CDS encoding lipoate--protein ligase family protein: MSETLPCAQWRLLRHAPASGTRNMAVDDAILELARKGEAPPTLRLYDWAPGTLTLGLGQPLADVDTGRLAANGWGMVRRPTGGRAILHIDELTYSVIGANDEPRLTGGVLESYRRISGALMQSLKVLGLRVEQQTGHQLPGNAELGPVCFEVPSDYEITLGGKKLIGSAQARRKGGMLQHGSLPLYGDIARITEALVYPSETEREESAARVRQRAATAEEGLGRTPTYAEASAAFIAGFSEMLNIDLVESQLTPEEETAAAEWEAQRYASAAWMERA, encoded by the coding sequence ATGAGCGAAACCTTACCCTGCGCCCAATGGCGGTTATTGCGCCACGCGCCGGCCAGCGGCACGCGCAACATGGCGGTGGACGATGCCATTCTGGAGCTGGCACGCAAGGGCGAAGCCCCGCCCACCCTGCGCCTGTATGACTGGGCGCCGGGCACGCTGACCCTAGGCCTGGGCCAGCCGCTGGCGGATGTGGACACCGGGCGCCTGGCCGCCAACGGCTGGGGCATGGTGCGCCGCCCCACCGGCGGCCGCGCCATCCTGCACATTGACGAACTCACCTACTCGGTCATCGGCGCCAACGACGAGCCGCGCCTGACGGGCGGCGTGCTGGAAAGCTACCGGCGCATCTCCGGCGCGCTGATGCAGTCGCTCAAGGTGCTGGGCCTGCGCGTGGAGCAGCAAACCGGGCACCAGCTGCCCGGCAACGCCGAACTGGGCCCGGTGTGCTTTGAAGTGCCCTCCGATTATGAGATCACCCTGGGCGGCAAGAAGCTCATTGGCAGCGCCCAGGCGCGGCGCAAAGGCGGCATGCTGCAGCACGGCAGCCTGCCGCTGTATGGCGACATTGCCCGCATCACCGAAGCGCTGGTCTACCCCAGCGAAACTGAGCGCGAGGAGAGCGCGGCCCGCGTACGCCAGCGCGCCGCCACGGCCGAAGAAGGCCTTGGCCGCACGCCTACCTATGCTGAGGCGTCCGCCGCGTTTATCGCGGGATTTTCTGAGATGCTGAATATTGATCTGGTAGAAAGCCAACTTACCCCCGAAGAAGAAACGGCCGCGGCGGAGTGGGAAGCGCAGCGCTACGCCAGCGCGGCGTGGATGGAGCGAGCATAA